In the genome of Pangasianodon hypophthalmus isolate fPanHyp1 chromosome 24, fPanHyp1.pri, whole genome shotgun sequence, the window taatcagtgtacCAGTAAACAGCCATAAGTAGCTACATCCCCCTGTACGGCTGTTCCCTCTGCGCACAAGCTGCTAAGctagcgttagcattagcaggCTAGCCAAACACTTCTACCATGGAAGCTGTATTCCCGTGAACAgccagcaacaacaacagcctTTTATAACACACCAAGTTAAAGTTATTtaaatatcaacacacacacacacacacacacacaagctgcttGAGGCGGCGGAGTGGAAGCTGGCTCGTTAGCACTCCGCTAGCGTTAACGTTAACGTTACTCAGACCAGCGGCTCGCGCTATCAATGAACAACTTACCGCTAACGCCGAGGCTGAGGTCGGTGAAAACCGGGCGTTTAACGGACTGGATCTCACTTCACTATATTAATGACAACCTCCTTTTCCGTTTTCCATCCATATTTGACGCATAATGAGCACAGCGCTTGGTGTAGTGGCTACTGTTTTGGAGTGAAATCAGCTAGTGGCCATATTTAATCCTCGGCATCCCAACAACACAGACTCCTCATCCCAGCTCCACTACTCCGTATCAGCGCTCAGCGCTTCCACACTGCCGCCTGTCTGTCGGCCAAAACACCGGCAACAGCGGCGCCTGCTGGCCAAACTGCGGAACTGCACCTGCCTTCATCAGATCCCATTTAGTCTGCTTATATAAACCCGGGACTCTGTACTGTAGAACTAGTgaactttactttttttaactgaagcacttcacagtaaaataaataaataaataaataaatcacaaaaatcacaatgtaaatataataaagtataaatataatacaattaatCCTAACAAAAGAGAAACCAGTCAAgtttctttatatgtaaacatttcctcTTCTAACAAGAAATTCCTTTCCAAAGCCAGTGCCAGTGTTTGCCATGTTTACAGGATTTACTTAACTAGTCAACATAAACCCatgtatgtttgtttatgtactaaaaagcatatttttatgtaactAATTTACATAAACTCAAGTCATTTAAAATCCTGGTTTAAccatttttaacatgttttaactctccataaaatattattttatatgtaacaAGTTTACATAAAACCTAGTATTTAAGTATTTGTTGAAACCCTTTttctttacaattttaaaatgttttaactcAACATAACACATATATTCTTATGTAACTAGTTTATATAAACCCAggtatttttgttctttttttttaaaccattttaaacagttttaatgcaacataaaataaaattttaattattaatcatttaataatttatactgTTTTAACACACCACATATATTGCTTTTTATGTAACTAGTCTACATCAACCCAATTTGgttatttatgtacattttaaccattttaaactgttttaatgctccataaatcattatttttatgtaatagtTTACACAAACTCaactattttattgtttgttgttgtcAACTGTTTTAACCCaccataaattattatttttaatgtaaccCGTCTACATAAACCCAAATTTACCATTTTAAActcagtatatatatttatagtttacataaacCCAAGAAtttgttatgtatttttataaaattttttatGCAGTTGCAACTCATTTTctagttttaatatattttttttaatgtatatgcTTAGGTTTTATGTAACAAGTTTACATAACCAAAGTATGTTCCTTTATGTACTTTTTAGaaccattttaaacaaatttaactCACCATAATTTTGTTATGTAACTAGTTTAAATAAAAGAGTATTTTTTATATCAAGTTAAGCTgttttaatttacaatttagtatttttataatatGCTTAGGTTTTATGTAACTAGTCTACTACTAGTCTgttattttaatacatatttttttctgggatttgggggaaaaagcCGAACTGTAATTATGGGATTTCAATATTATGAAATCTTATTACTTATAATCCTATTAACAAACTTTAAAGAGTATTTGAAATCAGTGATTATAACACTCTCAAGCACTTCTTCTACACTGTAAACTCTcattatgaaatatgaataatactttttaaaaatatttgtacatattGCATATTATGAAATTTTCTCAAAAGGTATACAGTTATGCCAATATTATCAAAGATGAAATCATGCCCTAGTGGCACTTTAAAGTACTGtagcataatttttttaattattactgtaaatgataGCTTGTctccaaggtgtgtgtgtgtgtgtgtgtgtgtgtgttcccaggCTACCAGTACACTAAAACAACTAAAACATTTCTAACTGTGTATCAAGAATGTCTGATATAAAGTGAAGTGTTTTcaatttgttctgtttttttaatggttcCTGAAGAGCATGGTAAAATGGTTAATGACCATACTATGAAAGAACATCAGGAAAAACGTCAGAAATTAGGTTTTCATTTAGATCTGTGAACATGGCATATGGTTGTGCATCAACAAAGAATTACTCAGtcattacatttttcacatgaactCTTCCACATCCTTGAACTCATGCAAACTGGGTTAAATTCTGACTCGAAAGAGCGCATGAACACAgagtttctgaaacatttttgtttaataatgtctGCTGAGtgtgaaatacatttttttagaaATTCCTTCCAGATGAAAAATATAGAAcctattatacattattattattattattattactactatatGAAATCCTTGGGTTTATTCCTGACTTGGTTTTAGCAGTTGATAGCTATAATAAAGAATGCACTACAGGTGGAAGCACAGGGAGGTAAACAAACTTTACAGCGTGTGCAAAGACAACTGAAAGAGCGCAACAGAAGCATGACGACATAAAAAGACATAAATTAAGATGGTCTAATAAATTTTCGGTATTCCTGTTTGATGCAGCCAAATACTGTATGATAAAAGTGTCTGCCTGGCACCATGAGATCTGTGACCATCTCAGTGTGATTGATTTTGGGCAGGAGGTACAGGGTGACGGTGACGGAGAGTGAAGTGAGGAGCTCACACAGTCGCACTGATGACTGCACTGGAACGATGATGTCATCAGTGCCATGGATCAATCCTactggaggaactctgtaagaaaacatcaccatacaTGGAGCCTGATCAGAGCGTGAAACAGGGGATTCTTATCAATGGAAATTTAGTTTCGTTTAGATTTAGCAGTGTGTTGAGATTGTACAGCGTTTGGTTGTGAAGCCAAAgtgtagaagaaaaaaacattaccaATGATAACAGATGTGACTTATTTATAGCCGTGAACTACAGatatcactttttcttttctgatactgaaaccttgagtatcagccaaAACCGATATCCAtcttatattgtttttttaaaacaactactaagctttcaaatgttttttttaactgaagcacttcacaattaaactctttcacagaaaaatcacatacattataagtataaaataaagtataaagaataaatataataaaatcaatcctagaAAAGtctgtttatatgtaaacatctccAATTCCAATCACAGCAACtgttacaggatctgatatCCGACGTTTTCCTCCGAAATTTGATATCTCCGATATTTCACCACCATTTCTTGCTGGTATCAgcctgatactgatactgggtatCATGGGTATCGGTGTCACCTCTACCATTATCTAATCACGagtggttaagcattaaaacatAAGTGCTCCCACCATCCAGTCATGTTAGCTGCTTATCCTGACATTTGTAAGCAAAGAATTttatgtacagtggatataaaaagtccacacacccctgttaaagttgcaggtttttgtgatttaaaagatgaaaccaagataaatcatgtcagaacaaaacaaaataaaaaaaaagaaattttagtTGAACACACTTATTTTATACCTTTCTAACTGGTCCTTCTTTAGCTTCCTGATTCGAGATGTAGGTGAATAGTACTCAAAGTTCTCGACGCCATCCATGGCTTTGTGCATAGTGGAGATGTATTCAACAGCTCGTGTCTTCTCATGTTCATAATGGTCCATTACATCGTACACGCCACTCAAACCTGCACAATAacgagtgtgttttgtgtgatgAAGTAGCAGGCATGGAGTGCGTTTGCGAAGTGAAGTGCGTAACATGAATTGTGTTCTGTACTGTGGCCAAAAGCAACATTGTTCTGAACAGTCATTTACTAAATTACAGGTCTTAAGCAAAGAGCTGTAAAACTATAACATGTTTACCTATGACGCCTTTAATCGAGTTtatcatttctctctgtctgaatGGCTCGATGAACAGCGACTCCACACCTTCCAGTAGAAACAGTGTGGTCAGCGCACACAGATGAGCTCCTGCTGAGTGGCCTATTAACACTATATTATCCTACAcaacataacaaaataaaatacagttagAAATACATTTGTAAAGCAAGAAGTAGAGATAAATCGAGATGGTAATCTTTGCACTGCATGATCTTTATTCCTGTTTGACCCTGTGCTATCAATTTTACAATGTTATCTGCAAACCTTTTACAAGGATAATGTTATTTTCTCCCCACAAATCCTTCCTGCTCAAAGACAGATAACTAATATACTTAGCACTGAAAGTTACTAGTTACTAAAAAATGGAAACCAGGCCAATTATGGaaaccttttatttaattaaaatgcatttttatgaaATTATGCTTCAGACCgttcttcattcattcaaaaaatGTTGCTGATTAACTTACAATTCTTATTGATTGACAAATTGATAAATACCTCCAAACACTTAACAAGTCACAACAATTATAAAAACTGGAGCAATTTATGTGTGAAGAGTATAATCAGATATATTgtaattgcatttttaatgatattttaatgatttttttcccaacagCTAGAAATAATGTAACCTTCAGTTTAAATAATGTATACAGTGTAACATAATGAGGGTTTTGTGTTAGATTTTCATAAGggatgaaataaaagcagttcCTGGTAGTATAGGcagatacatatatacatacacacacacacatatatatatatatatatatatatatatatatatatatatatatatatatatatatatatatgtatatatggacaggtgacagattaaaggaaaactgGTGGCTTTTCACTGATCACTTTTATcccatgatgaaacatttctatcctcaTGGGAGTGGCCTCTTCCATGATggctccgcccccatccacagagtacaagggctcactgaatggtttgatgaggatgtaaatgatgtaaatcatatgctatggacttcacagtcaccagatctcaacccagctGAACACCTataggagattttggagtggtGCTTTCCATGACCATCATCTAAACACCATCTGAAGTAACATCTTTCTGAAGAATAGTGTTCATtactccagtacagttccaaaGACTTGCTGAAACTTTGTCAAGGCAGCTGTTCTGGCGGCTCTGGTGGGTCACACCTTACTAAAACagtttatgttggtttttcctttaattggtCACCTGTCTCTAAGATTAAAAGCATGCACTACTTACTTTGTCAAGATGGAATGAATGTCCGTTCTCTCTCACCCACATCAGACTGTCACTTATGTCCTGAACCATATTTAAAACATTCCCCTAAAAGGCAACACATTAAGTTAAAGATCTACCAGTGTGAACTGGATGAGTTAGATTAATCATAGACTGAAAAGTAGTAGGCTATGCACTTTACATCattaaaataactgaaaaaaagcgTACCTTTGGATATGTGGAATAATCAGGGCAAATCACTGAAGCATTAAGCTCTTTAGCCATTTGTATAGCAAGCAGACAGTACATGGATCTCTCTCCTGAGCCCCAGGCCCCTCCATAGACAAACACGACTACTGGGCTGAGCTCTGTGTCTGACTGGTCCAGTCTTGGGGAATGGTACAAGTCTAATTTGTTACCTCTGTGCCCAAAGGGAATACCCTATAAATATAGAAAAGTTACAGAATTGTACCAGCACATGAGACAGATTCTGACCTGATCTACTGAAGCATGACATGTCAGCATTGGAATTCAAATTTCTGAATGGTCAAACAGCAAAAAACTTTCCATCACATCTATTCTTTGCTGCTATTTCTAGAGAAAGCTCATACACTAACCAAAAAAGGTGACTCACTTTCACACATTGCTTATTATCGTTTTTCTTGTACCACAGTTTCCATTGGAAATATAGCTTGCTGTACTGcagatatttcatcatttccaGCACCGCCCTTGTCAAATGGTATATTCGTCTAAGCAAAATATTGAAATTTATATTAACTTCTGTCACATATCAAATATCAACACCATAAAATGAGCATCAGGAGAAATTTTCTTTACAGTAAACTTACTTGGGTTTGAGAGCCTCTATATACTTTTTGTACCCGGGTTTATCAGGCCATCCGTAAAACCACTGAGCAGTAAGTGAGATGCTGTACGGAATAGCTACAATTATTGCAGCAGCTGCAACAGGAAGTCTCATATTGTACCTGgaaacaaattaaatgtttgtactTTTGTATACTGACATATACTTACTGTCAAGGACCTGGCTGGTGTCACACTGAAGGTAAAATACTACTTTAtatacaccacagcactgtcgaCGTtgcaaatctgattggtcaaaacatgttgattcatttattgtttatagcagcagttctgacaatagtgccaacTGTATTTCAAATCACAGTGTAATACATCTGTAGTAATAGCTAAGACACgtggacttgtatggtggacgttACACGTAATCTAAGActatttaaaaatcaatcaataatgtATTGTTactcaaagaaaaacatataatcattgatatggtcaTGTTGTCTGTGctgagacgtttatttaacatttagggaaggagtcatcagtgtcagcattttgtaaaagtcagtaaaATTTCGTCATGGAAAGAGAACTTTGTGATGCACAGTTTCTGGGTAAGAAGCTTGTGGTGTTTTGTATTACtaagttaaagagagagaaaaaagagaagctggtgaggaagcAACTCTTCAACTAAATGTTACACCATAcgtcataacaggaactaacttgtttttgcagatgttccataacattaaatagaactaaaataataaactgttaaaaaaaatgtacgaTGTGTAGTTctttcattataaatatttgtaataagtggcaaactgctgtggtataagaagaattaAACACagcagggcatgctgttataggaaaataatcaacttcagagcgGCAATGGCATCCCGCCACCCTGtcgctgattaatttcctattacagcatgccctggtgtgttttattcctgacatgtaacatatttacaattaaGTAAGTAGTGATGTAAGTAttaattacaatattataatgAAAGCCCTGTTTCCCCATAGGCATTGGGTGTCACTTACATGGTTTATACACAAAATGGTGGCTGCAGCTGTAGAGTccctaataaaaaaatacataaagtaataaatataaatcactaTATCAAAGATACAGTGCAAATACTATTAAACAGGGTAGCACACACACCAAGATTAGTGCTGAGTGTTAGCatatttgggaaaaaaagtgaCTATCAGAgttattttcagtgtgtgttagtgttagtgtaaagtgtagagcTTCAGAGTAACTTAGTTTTACGATTAGACATGACAGATAGGAATTCTGCATATGTAAATAAAGGTACATACAACTCACCACAGAACAGCAAGCTCGACTGTGAGCTAAACCGAGAAAACGACATTTAATCAGATAAACCTGAagagtgaatttaaaaaataatatcctattgaacagaaaacatttcgtcacagagaagagaaaacaacGCACCCGGAGAGTCTGTACCTCAGCTGAGCTACACTACAGTTCCGCTCGGTGACGTAGCCGCTTTCCTTGTTGCTATTGGTTCCTTTCTGCAAAGGCGGGGCAGAAAGCTTTAGGACA includes:
- the si:dkey-193c22.1 gene encoding uncharacterized protein si:dkey-193c22.1 yields the protein MYNMRLPVAAAAIIVAIPYSISLTAQWFYGWPDKPGYKKYIEALKPKRIYHLTRAVLEMMKYLQYSKLYFQWKLWYKKNDNKQCVKGIPFGHRGNKLDLYHSPRLDQSDTELSPVVVFVYGGAWGSGERSMYCLLAIQMAKELNASVICPDYSTYPKGNVLNMVQDISDSLMWVRENGHSFHLDKDNIVLIGHSAGAHLCALTTLFLLEGVESLFIEPFRQREMINSIKGVIGLSGVYDVMDHYEHEKTRAVEYISTMHKAMDGVENFEYYSPTSRIRKLKKDQLERVPPVGLIHGTDDIIVPVQSSVRLCELLTSLSVTVTLYLLPKINHTEMVTDLMVPGRHFYHTVFGCIKQEYRKFIRPS